Within Xiphias gladius isolate SHS-SW01 ecotype Sanya breed wild chromosome 5, ASM1685928v1, whole genome shotgun sequence, the genomic segment atTTATCAGCATAGCGAGTTCGTACTTAGTATATTCCCTGGGTCTTTTCTGTCTGGTAGTGCTAAAATTGTGACAAATGTGCAGGGTGAAGTGTCAGTTATTTCCTGTTTAGTCTGACCAAGTCTCCAAAAGTACtataaatgcagttttgttgtttggaCTCGCTGACCATGGAGGAGACCTGACATTTAGCGGTGACAGCAGAGTGATAGTGGAGCCAGTGGAGTGAGAGGGAATCAAGTCTAATTGAGCATGAACAGGTTTCTTTACACCGACAGTACCAATATGTCTGGACTTCACATACTGCttgtttcatttcctgtcaggAATGAGACTATCCAGAGAGCTGCCTGTTTCAGTAATGTTATTTTGTCTGTTGCTACTGTTACATAAACCAGTGAGCTGCTTTTGACAATTCAAAGTGCATATATCgaaacattaataaacattacCAAAACTATgactttaaatgtttataaactATTTTCAGTCTGCTGTCTCATCACCTCATAAAATGTGAAGTAACAAATCGTGGGCTGATTCCGCCACTACATCACACGGGCGACATTTTCCACATGCACCACCGCGTCGCTTGCCTTTCCTCAATTCCTGATACAAATCCAAGTGAGCTCTTTGAAATGCCAGTCTAACACATGTGGTAAACATCTCCGAGAGGAAAACATCAGAGAGTGGGAGAGCAGCAAACGGTGACCCGAGCCTGAATCAACACGTTCATTTATCCACAGTTTGCCCACAGTCagaggctgagtgtgtgtgtttacactggaGGTAACTGTGTCCTACTGTATACACTCCTTCACTTCCTGACAGGCTATCAAGGAAGTCTTTGAGATGCACAACGAAAAATCAGAGGAGCAAAGATAGTGACATGATCAGGACTATAAACTGTTTGTTAGGGAAGTTTTGGCTGCCAATGCAGCCACGTGGATTAAGCTGACATAAATCTCGGGAGTATCTATACTGGTTATGTTCAGACAGTGTAGGATTAGAATGTATGTAACAGTAGTTATGTTCAATAATAACACAAGCAAAGCTGGAGCATGTCAGTGACTTTTTTCTGTGGTTTAAATAAATTGCAATAAGCAGTGATGTTCTTACCGAAATTGCTGGAGCAGTAATTGCTCTCAATTGTTCCTCGTCTTTTGCATTTCTGCTGGCACAGGGCGACAGAGTACTTCAGagctgggacacacacacacacatgcaccagaAAATTCAATCTCTGTAATTTTGCCTGCCAGTGATGCAAGCATGTAAGTTATGGTTGCATCTGCTTCTACTGTGGTTTATTTACAGAATATTCTCAGTAACACAAGAGTCTCTCCAAATGAATGGCTTTCAGCTTCAGAAACAATGCACAGTGTGTAAAATATCAAGATAATGTGACAAGTGAACATCTGTTTTTAGAGTCAGACATAGTAAAGAGTCCATAAATGAAAGACTCAAGACTTAAAGGAAATACAAGATGACTTTCTAAATATTATTCTTACTGGAGAGGAAAAAGTAAGGGAAGATAAACCAACCAGAAATCATTGTCACAGTATGACATCATAACAGGGAGGCGCCAAAATAACCTGGCTTGACTAAGGGAAAAAACAACGATGTGTGGGAATTTGagtttgagtatgaaaatgagcTGTGATTGCGGCTGCAGACACACGCCCACACTGTATATGGACTTGTTTTATGTAGAGTTtacacaagaaaataaatgtgagcAAAATACACAGTTTTAGCTTATGCTGTGTTTGAACATGTGCTGTTGTTGGCTGCATCTATAATGGGACTTACAGTCTTTGTACAGAGGAGAATGATGCATCACAACTGCATGTTTAATTGTGAAGATCCACTgtttagtttgactttttttgtctgaccactTTTAACGCCTTATGAAGACAGAATATTTGTGCTTGTGTCAGCTACTTATTCAGATGTAGTATAAAGCAGCTCTGATTCAGAATTCATAACCCTAAGCTGTTTTTGAGCTTTAACTGAGTTAATTGCCACCACATTGTACTATTGCTTAGGCAGTACACTTCACTTATTTCTTCTCTTGCCCAGATCTGTTATCGCAGATTCCAGACCCCCCCCTTTCGCATTTAAAGCAAGAGATAAACCCCACATGTTGGCAAGAGAATCCAGCAGTACAAAGCCAGCATAGTATCATAGCTACATCAATAAATACAGATGTTAGAAGTCTTCTAGAGGTTTTTACTGGGTAAAAATTGCTACCTACGTATGGGCCTGGTGGTGACTGGCTGTGTGGTAGTGGTGGGTGGtatggtggtggtggggaatTTCTTTGGTCTGAACTTGTAGTGTCCAATGAAGCCGTCCGCGGTTAGACTGAGATCTGACAGGAACTGGATTAGGAGCTGGTTCCCCTCAGAGAGCACTGgcctgaaaagaaaagcaagacaCCCAGACTGAGGGTAAAGTGGGATTGAGTCATAGGATGGATGTTTGAGCGAAAATAAAATCTTCCGCATGACAGAATCACCTACGCTGGGGGGCTGTCTCCGCAGTATTTGCCAATCCTCTTAGCATCATTGATTTCTGCCCCGTTGAAAATGGAGACGTGGTCATAGCGGCAGTAGTTATCTCTTTCCAcatcaaacttctcaaacttgACTTCAATAATCTGAAGCAAGAGAAAGATCACAAAGAAAATCCTTTTACCACTACCACAAGCTTGTAATATGCCCTATCTGACTAAGGCGTTTGATTAAAGGCTACTCTATCATTTGTGGGATGATGTTGTCCACACCCATTACACACTGAGCTgtgttaaaaagacaaaatagatAACATGCTATACATGTGTAATGCTTTATTTCATAATGCATTAATCATCCACTGACATATACTCTTGCAAAATCCAATACCAGACCTAAAAGTATTCAGTGTTAGCATGGTGCATTCAGGATCTCCTGCAGAGATCTGTATGATTATGGTTGACCTGTTAACCAGTTAACCTGTTCGGGGTGCCAATTTCCCTAGAACTCTGTTCGTTTAATGGCCACTTCCCATTGGAAAATTACGTATCAAACCTAACTTTACCAAGATGTGAAGATAAAATCTTTTTGAACATTCTGACCTGGCTCTTTGGTGCCACTATATGCCAGGAGCAGGTGACACCAGCTGGGTAGTCCTTCTCAGGCCAGTTGGGTGTTTTGAAAGACCCAGAGGGCTTGTCCAATCTGCCTCCACAGTACTGGTCCCCTGTGGAGAATTACTGAGGTTAATCTGGGGTCATCGTCATGACTATGGTTGCACAGTTAATTGGCAAAATATCATTCCTGTTTCTTGAAGGAAATGACTCAGATCTTACTTGCTTTACTGCTAAAGGCAGGAATGGTGTGTAAGTTATATGATCATGTTGTCTACTTTAAAAGGCGCTCTCATTGCCTTCTTTGTTATTATGAGCACTTTAAAAAGCAAGTCACCAATTAGACCTGTGCAGAGTGTGGTTTAAAAAAGACGACATACCTCCAATGCTGTCAAGCATCTGAGAAACACCAGTTCAATAATCACACAAACTGTTTAGACTGTCAAAGAACTTAATCTCTAAGGGCACGTTTTTCTTTGTAACATATGCTTACATTGATTTCCTTGGTTTCCTTTCCAACATGTCTAAAGGAGTACAATTTAGTAGAGTCACAAAAATAGACACTTAACAAATCGAGCACATGttgtactgtacagttttgACAACACTCAGAGACAGCATGGCAACAGTCGATCTTCTACCACCCTTTGTGTAAGAGCCAGGCAGGCTAGTTAATAGACATTGTCCATTGCAGCTGCTCTTTGGGTACAGAGAACCAGCCattaaaattcaacaaaaacaggAGACGAGACCTTGTAAGcctgcagagaggaaacagcTATTTCGACTCAATGTGAAACGTCTGACCTGCGCTTTCTGCTGAACAGctcaaaaaaaatttcagtgaGAAATTCCACATCAGAGTGTTGAGATGTTGATCTCTTTTTGTCCACATGCTGGAACCTTCAACTAATAGCCTTGTTGCAGATAAATTATATCCCCAAAGGTCACTGGCTTTtattgagaaagaaagaaagaaagaaagaaagaaagaaagaaagaaaaactacactccctttttttttttttttttactgagtaTCTTCACACCTCGAAAGTGACCACATATTTATGTAAAACCTGAGCTCCACTTAAGGAGGCAAATTTCTTCATTCTTTGTCTGGGCATTGTGGTACCATGCCATGACCTCAATGGGGCGACTCATGTTAAACAGCCTTAGTAATTTGCTCTATAAAGACTGACCCTCTGCCCAAACAGACACGCTTCCTGGGCCAGTATCAGATTCCTTTATAGAGGGAAGTCATGACTGAGACAAAATCCCACGTGGCTCTGTATTACATGCTTGGTTAGCGGCAAGATATTCTCTACATAGCCTCAACCCTTGCAACCTTGGCACCCCTGAGTAAGACAGCAACATTAAGAGGAAGCATGCCGAGACCATTCTGCCAGCTTACTCTTTCCACGTTTGCCTACCTCTCTCATTTGGGtgggcagcagagaaaacagccAGGAAGCCACTCCCAGCAGTGTTGGCATCAGATACCATCTGCAGGAGCATCTTGTTGCCCGTGGAAACCAGGGCTCCTGGCTTGAACGTCCCACAGAAGCGACCAAGTCTCTGCCCATTGGCGTGCCCGCTGTAAACATCCACATAGTCATAGCGGCACAGGTTGTCGCTCTCCAAGTCAATAAAGCGGAATGACAGGACCACCACCTTGCCCTCAGGGACCTGGGTGGGAATTTACAGAGAGCATTAAGACCAACTTTCACATTATTGATAGTATTGCTGAGTTATAAAATGACACAATAGGTATATACACCTTTTGGCAATATTGGTTATTGTTACTTAAGTAACGTAAAACAATGATTTCCACATGATATTACATTTACTAAACCTGTTACTTGTGCGGACCAGGTTAtgaatgcagctgttttcagctacACCATCAGCTTGACTGTTTCAAAGTACAGTAATATAATGGAGCCTGTCAGCAAAAACTGCCTTAAACTGGCTGTGGCTGTGGTTAAGTATTTTTAGAAGGAAATTAGGAGTTTGGGGTTAGTGAAAGTGCATCATATTGTGCAgctgtttgatgtgtttgtaaTGAACAATTTAGCCATCAAttttatcattgtcattttctAGGCTATGGTAAGAAAGCAGGACATTTGAATATGAAATTGGACTCACTGTGATTCTCCACACACATTTGGTATTTGGAGGGTAAACTCCTGGGTACCCCTGGCTCCCGATTACTCCAGACTCCCCAGTGATGTTTCCGCCGCATGTGAAGGTTGGTCTagaaggaaggggggggggggttaataaAACATCTATAAACATTAACGACAACCTGCGGTTGATTTAATACAGATTAAATTCCTCGCTGAAAGCGCCACATGTCCTGACTGGAAGCAGCCCAAACTGAATATTCCTCTAAATAGACTCCAGCTCCTCCACAGCCTAAATGGGATCTCTGACACCTTGCATACTGATAAAGCTCtcaaattaactgaaaaaaagccATTAAAGAATTAGATATAAATAAAGGTGTACCTCCGCTGAGTCTGCGCACAGACCTCTGTCAAGAACAGTAGACTCCATGCTCCAAAAATACTGCATGTTCTCCACATTGTTGGGTTAACAGAGCGGGCGCTTCGCCTGTGTTCGCCCCGTGGCATGAATGGCATTGTGTTCAGCAGCTCAAACGGTGGGGAAAAGTGCCCTGGAGTTCCTGCAGGGAGTTTCGCTAACTGCGAGCTGAAGCAGATGAATATAGCGTTTGTTCTGCGGGCTTGGAGGGAGGGAGCACAGGCTGCTgctttttccccaaaaaaaaaaaaaaaaaaaaaaaaaaaaaacgattacAGACGCGCCGGGAGGGTGTGGGGTCCAGCATTAGTTTCAAACGGCACCTGGCCCGAAAAACCTTGAAGGAGATGGCATGAATAAACTTGACTCAAGAAGTCATACGCGAACTTTGGCATTCCATTAACACTTGGCAGCAACTCAGTGCCTGCAGCgtacatacatactgtagccTACATACTGACCGAACGTGGATTGATAGAGGACAACAACTGCGGCCTGTTCTCCTGGAAGAATGTCAATCTTACACCAGCTGACACATCATTAAAAGGGCTGTTTGAAATCGCCGTAGGCAAGTGTGTTGAAAGACACGCACAGGTAGCAGAGACCGACAACGACTGGAGAGCGATGGCATTGGCGCGATAGAGAGCGAGAGCGCCACCTGCTGGAACTATGGTCGAAGTAGCTGCTAGTACACGTTTCATTACAGCTCatctttactgtatttttatttaggtATATAAACGAAAGGATTGGATACAGTTTAAGACCTTGTATTAGGCTACCTATGCAGCTATTCGGTTAAATCGGAACTAGGACACTTAAGCCcatgtaacataaaaataaaacaaatgggaaaaagatgttttaattgACAATGTAAACgagattttgttttgtctctcaaAAATTATTGCGATTTTCGAACACGACTCTGGTTGCGTGTTTATTTGCAAAACAAACCTGGTCACCAAAGAGTGGTAGAAAAATAAGATCAGCCATCGCTGATTCCGTGATTGACTGTGTCACCTGGAGTTTCACATTTGCAACTATCTTCTAATCGATGATcgattttattttagtttcacAAAAGATGGCGGACCGAACGCCTGGTGGCTCTCAAAAAGCTAGCGCTAAGGTGAATTTACCGTTTGTACTTACGTTAGTTAAGTCTCATCTTTTATAATGAAAATCTTAATAATAGTATGCTCGAACAACATTGACTAGTTACATGTTTGTAGCCTGCAGGAGACAAGAGTTGCGAGTGTGCGCAACGGTGTTAGCTAACTACCAACGCGCTAAAGCTAACCTTTAGCTCTCCGGCCACACTGGCTAATTtagctaagctaagataacgATTTAGCCACCACAAGCAGGACTAGTCAGGGCAGTTGAACTAGAAAGGGATATTCTTCGCACAGCTAATCGGTTGATATTAATTTAGCTAGTATTGAGAACAAAGTTTAAATGATATATGTTTGAATTTAAAGAACGTAAATTTAATATTTGGGAACTTCGGCCTTCAGTCTTAGCTTCTTTTAGTAGTCATTCGCCGCTTAACGCATTCAGTCGGTGGCGCTGCAGCAGATACCAGCTTGTTAGGCCTCTGGctaattttgttcatttgtagCTACTTCCCGATGTCCACCTGCAACTAAGTagaaaatatgcagaaaatgCAACTTGCAGAATGACCATCAAATGATTGGGCAATGGCGGCAAATTACGAGTTGACCCTATCCAATTTACAGTGTAGTGTTACTTGCGTGGTGTTACCGTAATCAACCCCGGTTAACTTACCTGTCAACATGATCACTGTCACGCTTTATAAAAACATCTGGATAATAGTAACTACTACCACTGGTGCAATAGCCATATTTGTGATGGCCTGGATGTGTTATATGTACCAACCGAGATTTATATTTCTATGATATAGTGAAATACCTGTTGGAAGTCAATTACGCTTTGTTTACATCGGCAGGCGCTGCTTGAGAGCAAACTAAAGTCTTTCAGCATTGGCAAGATGGCAGTAGCAAAGAGGACACTAAGTAAAAAGGAACaagatgaaataaagaaaaaagtaagtaTGGGCTGCCTTTTTGAGAATATTGTCTGTATATTATCTGTTATAATATCTGTGAGATGCCTCTCAGTAATTTgaagaatgtatttatttaatactCGTTTCTATCTTCAGGAGGATGAGCGGGCAGCAGCAGAAATTTATGAGGAGTTTCTTGCTGCTTTtgaaggaggaggggagggcaAAGTCAAGGCCTTTGTCCGTGGTGGCGTTGCAAATGCAACAAAAGGTATAgcatttacattatgtttttccCACATGGATTGCATGATCTGGTAAGGCGAAATGATTATGCAATCAGAGTGAAATTTAGAACAAACATATTCTTTCTGCTTTCAGAAGAAACAGCTGCTGATGACAAGAGAGGAAAGTTGTATAAACCCAAGTCGCGTTTTGAGACCCAAACAAAAAGCTTCTTGCCTTTGGAAACCCCACCTCAGTTTTTAGCGTTAGACAAAAGACATGTAAGTGCTATCACGGTCAACAAGTAGTGTCTCTTATTACTGTCATAGTAAATAATGCTTTGTTTACTCCGTTGATAATATGTCCACATCTGTGTTACAGCCTttgaagaaaggaaatgaaaaagagaaaaagaagagcaacTTGGAGCTCTTCAAAGAAGAACTTAAACAgtaagctttttttcttcttctttttttgttaaactgaatttttacattttaattgttttattgtggCAGAATGTAACAGTTCTCAGGTTTTATAGTGTGGAACgttgcagaaaaaaagtacaaaagttgCAGTCATTTGAACATAGATTGTACTTAATTGTACTATATGCTGTTTCCTGCAGAATACAGGAGGAAAGGGATGAAAGACACAAGATGAAAGGACGTGTTAGTCGTTTCGAACCACTCTCGGGCATGGATGGACGACGCTCAGGTAAGTTTCTTTAAGCTGCATGACTGTTTTCCATGTACTAACTTGGCCTGAAATGGTCCTGTCCTGCACACCTTAATCCACTCCCCTACCCCTTTGTCCACTTTTGCCCTGAAACAAAATTTATActgcttttctgcttcttttagCGGATGGTTCTTCAAGAAGAAACCGTCCGTCCAGTGGTAATTTTGACTTAATATAGTGGTTGTGAATACCTTCATCTTGCTAAGAAAATATGTTGTCCTGTCAGAAAACAATAGGAAattcttctgtcttctctgtctctgcagttttGGATGATTGTGCACCAGGCTCCCATGATGTAGGAGACCCATCCACCACTAACTTGTACCTTGGAAACATCAATCCACAGGTTTGTATCCAAACATATATGGAGTGGAGAAGAGAGATGCCACAGCATTGACTGACAGACCTTTGCTGTGAACAGGAGGATTTGATTTGAGCCTGTTGCTTCGCCTATGGGCTGACTCTAAATTCCAAATAGAAATGTGCTTCTTAtgcctttaatttaaaaatggttaTGTAATGCAGAATTTACCCAGTTTCCATTTATGAAGTGGTTATTTTCTCCGTCTATATCTTGGTTATTTTGTAGATGAATGAGGAGATGCTGTGTCAAGAGTTTGGCCGATATGGCCCACTGGCCAGTGTGAAGATCATGTGGCCGAGAACAGACGAGGAGAGGGCTCGGGAGAGGAACTGTGGCTTTGTGGCTTTCATGAACAGGAGGGATGCTGAGCGAGCACTCAAGAACCTAAATGGTACAAAGCTATGTTTCTTTATATGATATAAATAGATGACATACCTGTGGTCTTTCCAGAtcttgtaatatattttttaatggcCATTACAGGAAAGATGATAATGAACTTTGAGATGAAATTAGGATGGGGCAAAGGTGTGCCCATTCCACCCCACCCCATCTACATCCCTCCTTCCATGATGGAGCACACACTTCCACCACCTCCCTCTGGCCTTCCCTTCAACGCACAGCCCCGGGAGAGGCTAAAGAACCCCAAtgctcctctgcttcctccaccTAAAAACAAGGATGAGTTTGAGAAGGTAATTCAACATGTCAGCCCAGGGTTTTCTCATGGGTTATGGCAGTGTTTTGTTAATTCTGCTGGTAAGATGCTAGCCTTTATAATGAGCAGCCAGTACAGGTATTAATCCTAGTCTCTGTAAGTAATAGATTTGTCTTGTTCACTGAATTAAATTAGTTGCAATATATATCAAAGTGTCCGTATAATTAAATGTTAGTTTGTGGAAAATGCTCAGTGTTAGAGAGGTGTTTATGGTTAATGGGGTGTCAGAGCTGTTTGGCCTTTAGTAAAACTGACAGCAGTAAAGGAAAGTTGATGTCTTTTTGcacttttaaatgcattttttatatttttcacctGTTGCCTTTTTAACAATACTCACATTCTATGTTTATTATCTGATGTGACTTCATATACAGACTCTGTCGCAAGCCATAGTCAAAGTGGTTATCCCAACAGAAAggtacatgtttttctttttttaaattggtgtACAAACTTAGAAAAAAACATCCCATAATGAAGCTAAAAGTTTGATCAGTTGATCACTGCATGCTACAGGGGGCTGGTCAGTGTGGGTGAGCAATGGTTGAGACAATTGTACAATGTCTTCATATTAGTACATAGAATACAGACTGACAAGTTTGTTGTATACCTTGCTCTTTCACATCCCACCATCattcatatttcctttttaaatatctaGTGACACGTCATTATAGAGCTTATGTAAAGTGCTGTTTAGAGAAAGATCATGACTTAAGTCCATCACAGTTCCATTCCATACATCGACATTTAATTGTATTGCTCAACTTCAGTGACATGATACTCTGCCACATATATAGCCTGTTGATTCTAGATCTGTAGTTGTGAAAACCTGCTCTCTGACCATTGCTCACTCAGACCGTCTACCCCCTTGGCCTCTGTCACCCTATCGGGAGCTCAGTAATTCTGGCCCCTGCTAACAAATCCAAACCTGCCAGCATTAGTCTATATATGAcctttgacattggccttggtgaGCAGCACAAGTTGAACTGTCTGCAGCAGCGAGGGACCTGAAAAGCATCATGGGATGGATTGGGAAAGTATACTGAATTTTACCCCGCCATTGGTACGATCAGCTCCAATACAAGTAAATGTGATCTGTGTTGTCAAATGAAAGACATCCTTTGTCTTGTTGGCCACTTTAGGCTAATTGTATGCATTCTGCACCATGTATCTCTCCAAAATTGTCGCAAAAAACCTTAGTGATCCCATTTGCACTGTATTCAGTCATTACCAACTGCACCAGTAGATAACCTGTTAAGCCTATTTAGGCCAACAGTCCTATACTGCTTTGGTTCTTTCTCACTTCACATTAGTTAGGAGATGAGTGGGAATTGAAAGACACTgcattgacaaaaatgtttcagaTAATACAGTGTCTTGTCAATGTCTCGCTCCTACTTTCCCAACTTCTTCAGCTTCATTAGTTCCCCATTTTGTGAAATTTGAATCTAGGAAGTTTTCAAAGAAAGGGTTAGGGCAGTGCAATGTAATCAAAACCTGTTGCACTGTAGCCTTAAAGAACATAGGCATGAACTTGATCATAAACTTTGTAACAATTTatacacagtttaaaaaaattcagctgTTACCTAATTTGATcgttaattatttattaatatgaaTGTTTTACTGTCATCAGTTGTGATTTTATACGATTTGGCAGCATTTATTCATTGATGATCTACATAGGCCCAGAGGCATTGTCACAGTTGCACTTAATTTATGCCTGGTCAAGTGACACTCTGACATTGACAGTTTTCTGTTAAGAAATGTCTTATTTCGTCCTTCATTTAAATCTTAGCAATCTTAAATCATTAACAAATATATAGTGTGTATCTTTGGCTGAGTCATTTAGGCGATGTCTTTTGCCAGGTATACTATTCAATTATAGCCCACTGTGCTTGGCAATAGCAGCTATACTCTGCAGTACTTCTTTGTGAAACCTGCATTATGTCTTTGGTAAGGCTGTTTTGAGTGTCAAACCACCAAgcataaattaatatttcataggAAGGCTTTTTATAGCACTCAAAAGTCAGGCCAGTCTGAATCCGTTTGctttaactgtgtttttcttgtagGAATTTGCTCTCTCTCATCCACCGAATGATCGAGTTTGTGGTGCGTGAAGGCCCAATGTTTGAAGCCATGATCATGAACAGAGAAATCAACAATCCTATGTACAGGTAAGGGCAACTGCACATTAGGAATGTATTCATTGTAATCATTCTGGTAGTTAAAAGGCTGTTGCTGagtaatgatgtttttttttcgttctttttcttccaggtTTCTATTTGAGAACCAGAGCCCAGCACATGTATACTACCGGTGGAAGCTGTACTCCATACTACAGGTTTGATTTCTATGTTTAAAGATTGCTTGAGTTCAGCACAAAAATGTCTGTGGCATCCAGCCcacatggaagaaaaacacaatgttcTGGAGTCACAGtccagcagttttttttgttttgttttagttttatatttacagtaaattatcACTTTGTCAGGGTGAAGCACCAGCCAAATGGCGAACAGAGGACTTTAggatgtttaaaaatggctctTTGTGGCGTCCGCCTCCTCTTAATCCCTACCTTCATGGTCCttatgatgatggtgatgaagaagacgaagaggaggaagccAGCAAGAAAGGCTGTTTGAAAGAAGAGTAATACTTACTTATTCATGAATTTCAGCATAAATTGTTATAAGTATAGTCATAAAGtgcataataataattcatataACTGTTGTATTAAAATGCCCCGATGTTAATATAACTGTAATTAGAATTCTTTTTAATTGTCCTCCATCCCTGTAGAGAGCGGGACAAACTAGAGGAGATGCTGCGTGGTTTGACCCCCAGGAGGGGAGACATCGCAGAAGCCATGCTGTTTTGTCTCAGCCACGCCGAAGCAGCTGAAGAGATTGTGGAATGTATCACAGagtctctctccatcctcaAGACCCCTCTTCCCAAGAAGGCAAGTCATAACGCAGAGCCTTTGCTACAAAAAAGGCCTGTAATTTCAATGAATGTCAAACTTTGCCATAGACAGTTACCTAAAAACATGCTGGTATAAaagtcatttacatttttctctttgacaTTTCAGATTGCAAGGTTATATCTTGTTTCTGATGTGCTGTATAACTCTTCTGCCAAAGTAGCCAATGCATCTTACTACAGAAAATAGTAAGTTGTTTAATTTATATACTTTGACTCTAATACACAGTGCTTTCAACTTAACATTAGGATACCTTAGTTACTAATGTTtctaatttaaataattactCTTTCCCTGTTCTCACCAGTTTTGAGACGAAGCTCTGCCAGATTTTCTCAGACCTCAATGCAACATATAAAACAATACAGGGGCACCTTCAGTGTGAGAACTTTAAGGTAC encodes:
- the LOC120789630 gene encoding U2 snRNP-associated SURP motif-containing protein isoform X2, whose protein sequence is MIDFILVSQKMADRTPGGSQKASAKALLESKLKSFSIGKMAVAKRTLSKKEQDEIKKKEDERAAAEIYEEFLAAFEGGGEGKVKAFVRGGVANATKEETAADDKRGKLYKPKSRFETQTKSFLPLETPPQFLALDKRHPLKKGNEKEKKKSNLELFKEELKQIQEERDERHKMKGRVSRFEPLSGMDGRRSADGSSRRNRPSSVLDDCAPGSHDVGDPSTTNLYLGNINPQMNEEMLCQEFGRYGPLASVKIMWPRTDEERARERNCGFVAFMNRRDAERALKNLNGKMIMNFEMKLGWGKGVPIPPHPIYIPPSMMEHTLPPPPSGLPFNAQPRERLKNPNAPLLPPPKNKDEFEKTLSQAIVKVVIPTERNLLSLIHRMIEFVVREGPMFEAMIMNREINNPMYRFLFENQSPAHVYYRWKLYSILQGEAPAKWRTEDFRMFKNGSLWRPPPLNPYLHGPYDDGDEEDEEEEASKKGCLKEEERDKLEEMLRGLTPRRGDIAEAMLFCLSHAEAAEEIVECITESLSILKTPLPKKIARLYLVSDVLYNSSAKVANASYYRKYFETKLCQIFSDLNATYKTIQGHLQCENFKQRVMSCFRAWEDWAVYPDPFLIKLQNIFLGLVNLSAEKEPAGQIVEAEPAEDIDGAPIGEYVDGTSLEDVDGVPIEPGPIDGAPIDGAPLDDLDGVPIKPMEEDIDGIPLDQSKEATFKVAPSKWEAVDESELQAQAVTTSKWEIFEQPEETKKDEDSDDDDRSPHSEDNQTYSNPIRDDSDIKAKMSEINEEKRTKLREIEVKVMKFQDELESGKRPKKPGQSIQEQVEHYRDKLLQKEKEKEKLEREKEREKKEKEKAEARLKDLKKEKEKEDTPTRKEKKRRHSGSPSPTRSSSRRGRSSSPRSERSERSERSDRSYSKDTSSRSSHKDSPRSSNKKSSKRSPSSPRTPKRSRRSRSRTPKKSAKKSRSKSRSPHRSHKKSKKSKH
- the LOC120789630 gene encoding U2 snRNP-associated SURP motif-containing protein isoform X1, producing MIDFILVSQKMADRTPGGSQKASAKALLESKLKSFSIGKMAVAKRTLSKKEQDEIKKKEDERAAAEIYEEFLAAFEGGGEGKVKAFVRGGVANATKEETAADDKRGKLYKPKSRFETQTKSFLPLETPPQFLALDKRHPLKKGNEKEKKKSNLELFKEELKQIQEERDERHKMKGRVSRFEPLSGMDGRRSADGSSRRNRPSSVLDDCAPGSHDVGDPSTTNLYLGNINPQMNEEMLCQEFGRYGPLASVKIMWPRTDEERARERNCGFVAFMNRRDAERALKNLNGKMIMNFEMKLGWGKGVPIPPHPIYIPPSMMEHTLPPPPSGLPFNAQPRERLKNPNAPLLPPPKNKDEFEKTLSQAIVKVVIPTERNLLSLIHRMIEFVVREGPMFEAMIMNREINNPMYRFLFENQSPAHVYYRWKLYSILQGEAPAKWRTEDFRMFKNGSLWRPPPLNPYLHGPYDDGDEEDEEEEASKKGCLKEEERDKLEEMLRGLTPRRGDIAEAMLFCLSHAEAAEEIVECITESLSILKTPLPKKIARLYLVSDVLYNSSAKVANASYYRKYFETKLCQIFSDLNATYKTIQGHLQCENFKQRVMSCFRAWEDWAVYPDPFLIKLQNIFLGLVNLSAEKEPAGQIVEAEPAEDIDGAPIGEYVDGTSLEDVDGVPIEPGPIDGAPIDGAPLDDLDGVPIKPMEEDIDGIPLDQSKEATFKVAPSKWEAVDESELQAQAVTTSKWEIFEQPEETKKDEDSDDDDRSPHSEDNQTYSNPIRDDSDIKAKMSEINEEKRTKLREIEVKVMKFQDELESGKRPKKPGQSIQEQVEHYRDKLLQKEKEKEKLEREKEREKKEKEKAEARLKDLKKEKEKEDTPTRKEKYLSPPVARKRRHSGSPSPTRSSSRRGRSSSPRSERSERSERSDRSYSKDTSSRSSHKDSPRSSNKKSSKRSPSSPRTPKRSRRSRSRTPKKSAKKSRSKSRSPHRSHKKSKKSKH